The Fulvivirga maritima genome segment CGCTATGGCGCTACAGACCTGACTGATCCGGTAGATAATATTATGGCCGGAGTGAACTTACTCAGGTTTTTAGATGACCTTTGGTCTAAGACCATAAAAGATGCAGATGAGAGACTCAAATTTGTGCTGGCGAGCTATAATGTAGGCTTAGGCCACGTCGTAGATGCTCGTGAGTTAGCTAAAAAATATGGTAGAGATCCATTGAAATGGGATGATAACGTAGAGTATTTCCTTTTAATGAAGTCTAAACCAGAGTTTTTCCGTGATCCTGTAGTGAAGTCTGGTTACTGCCGTGGTGAAGAGCCTGTTAATTACGTAAAAGAAATATTAAACAGGTATCAGCAATACAGACAGCTAATTACTACATAAATGTATTATACCATTGGGGGCAGCTGATTGACTATTGATTCAAAATCGAGTTGTTCCCATTGGCTCTCAATATTGGGTGTGGCCATCACTTTATCCATAATTTCGGACTGTAGCTTGCCAAAATCAGCCGCTTGAGAATATCTGATATTCTCATTAAAAGTGACCATAGAATATAGAGGAATCCATTTTTCGGGATAGAGCTCATGGAGTTTTGCTTCTATTTTTTTTCTAAGAAGGAAGCTTTCATCGGCTACTTGATCTCGCATTTCAATGAAATTTTTAAGAGCCAGGTCAGAAATAGCATCTCCGTCTGGTTTTCTTATCTTACTGTACTCAGGCAGTACCAAGTCCCAATGGTCATCATGCTTATTTAATAAATCATTGAGTACACGACAATCTTCAAAGCCGCAATTCATACCCTGGCCGTAAAAGGGAACTATAGCATGGGCAGCATCTCCTATTAGTAATGATTGATTCTTGTGCCATGGAGAAGATCTTACTGTGACTAAAGCAGACGTGGGATTAGAATGAAAATCATTAAGCAAATCAGGCATAAGCTCATAAGCATCAGGAAATTGCTTTTTAAAGAATGCTGTTATGTCTTCATCTGATTGCAAGTTCTCAAAAGACTGTTCTCCTTCAAAAGGGTAAAATAGGGTGCAGGTGAAGCTGCCATCCAAATTAGGAAGGGCTATGAGCATAAAATTTCCGCGTGGCCAAATGTGCAAGGAGTTTTTGTCTATTTTAAAGCCGTTGGTTGCGGTAGGCGGTATAGATAGCTCTTTATAACCATGTTCAAGGTATTGCTGAGAGTAGTTGAAACGTGAAGTGTGTTCCATCGCCTGCCTGATAATGGAAAAAGCACCATCGGCACCTATAATAATATCAGATGAAACCTTTTTGTCTTCGAAATGGAGGATGTTATTATTAAGGTCTACTTCATTACATTTTTGGTTGAAGAATATTTCTACTCCATTGGCTTCTGCGGCATCTAGTAAAAGGGCGTTTAATCCACCTCTGGAGATAGAGTAAATGGCTTGTCCGCTTTTGCCGTAAGGCTGAAAAGTTAATTGTCCCTCTTCATTATGCATCATTCGGCCTTTCATAGGAATGGTTAATTCCTCGGCTTTTTCCTTTAACCCCACTTCTTGCAGTGGTAGCCAACCCCTGTTGCTCAAGGCCAGGTTGATAGATCTTCCTGCCGAAATGTCTGCTTTTCTGAGGTCAGGACGGCTTTCAAATAGGGATACTTTGTAGCCTCTTTTGGCTAAGTATACTGACATCAGACTGCCAACCAAACCAGCTCCTACAATCGATATTTTTTCTACTTTAGTCATTAGCCACAGTTTGTTTTAAGATGTCATAAAAACGATATACTTCAGTGAAAGTATTGTAGAGAGGTACCGGAGCTACTCTTATGGCATTAGGTTCTCGCCAGTCAGCTATTACGCCCGCTTCGGTCAGTTTATTAAAGGCCTTTTTGCCATTTTTCTCAGCTTCTAATGATAGCTGACAACCACGCTCAGCAGGATTTTCGGGGGTTATGATGTTAATGCCTTCAACTTTTTTTAGCAGAAACTCCATGAAGCCGGTCAGTTCTATACTTTTCTTCCTTTAGGGCTTCCATACCTGCATTATCAAATATTTCTAAGGCCGCTAGGTTTACAGCGCTACTCATAATATTGACATTGCTCGTTTGCCACCCATCAGCGCCAGGCATGGGCTTAAAGCCTTTTTCCATTTTAAACCTGGAGGCTTCATCATAGCCCCACCAGCCTGCCAGGCGTGGAGTATCAGGATTAAGGCCATGTTTGTCATGAACAAAAATACCGCTTATGCCCCCAGGGCCAGAGTTTAAATATTTGTAACTGCACCAGGCTGCAAAGTCTACGTTGTCATCATGTAGAGAAAGCGGAACATTTCCTGCAGCATGGGCCAGGTCAAAGCCAGCCAGCGCTCCGGCTTTATGTGCTGCTTCCGTAATTTCTTTCATAGGGAAAAATTGCCCCGTATAATACTGAACAGCACCAAAAAGCACCAGCGCGAGTGAATCACCAGCTTTTTCGATGGCGCTATTAATATCATCCATATCCAAAGTGCTTTTTCCTTCTTTAGGATGTACTTCTATTAAGGCGTCTTCGTAATCAAAGCCATGCAGTTTTATCTGACTTTCAATCGCATATTGGTCTGAAGGAAAGGCTCCGGCTTCCATAATGATCTTATATCTTTCTTTGGTAGGCCGGTAAAAGGAGATGAGTAAAAGGTGCAAGTTGGTGGTAAGGCTATTCATAGAAACCACTTCAGAGGGATTTGCCCCCATTATTTTAGAAAGCGTTTCTTTGCTGAATTTGTGGTATTCAAACCAAGGCCTTTTGTTAGAATGAAAATGACCTTCCACACCTAAAGTAGCCCAGCCTTGTAGTTCTTCGTTTACATATTTTGCCGTGCTTTTGGGCTGTAGCCCCAGGCTATTGCCGGTAAAGTAAATGCTGGGCTTGCCGTTTACCTCAGGGATAAAAAATTGATCTCTGTAGTCTTTGAGAGGATCTGTATGATCCTTATGCTGAGCAAATTCTAAAGAATCCTGATAAGTCATGGCTTTTTCTTTTAACTCAATATTAGCCAAAAATTTTCATCTGTTCCCCTTTGATAATGCCTTCGTGTTTTAAAAGCCATTCTTTCTTTTCTAACCCACCTGCAAAGCCCACCAGCTTACCGTCTTTACCTATTACCCGGTGGCATGGGATAATTAGGGGTAATTTATTTTTGCCATTGGCAGTGCCGGCAGCTCTTATGCATTTCAGGTCTCCGAGCCTAATCGCAAGTTCAGAATATGAAATAGTTTGTCCGTAGGGTATTTTAGAAAGCTGTGCCCATACTTTGTTTTGAAAGTCAGTGCCTTTGAGCAGATAAGGAACGGTAAAATTTTTAAGTGTACCCTTAAAGTATTGATCAAGTTCATCAATACAATGATCTATAATGCTGTTAGTCTCCTTTTCTGATGGCTGAATGTCTGGTGCATTAAAAGTAATAGACAATACTGCTTCTTCATTAGCCTCAATGCCTAAAGGGCCTATAGGAGATGAATAGATGTGGTTGATCAACTTCTTAAATAAACTTTTTGTCAGTCTCCATTACATGACCACAGTTATCACAAGTGCGGAGTTTTTCAGAGCTATAAAACTCTTTAAACCTGGGGAGGAAGTCAGTTTCAATATTGTGAAGCGGGAAATAAGTCTCATGGAGCTTGTGGTTGCATTTTTCACAATACCATATTAACCCATCTGTATATTTTTCATCCCTTTTTCTTTCTATTACCAAGCCTACACTACCTTCAGACCTTATGGGGGAGTGAGGGACTTTGGCGGGATTCAGATACATTTCACCTTCTTTTATAGGCACATCTACAGCTTTACCATCTTCTTGTATTTTCACCAAAATATCACCTTCTAGCTGATAAAAGAGCTCTTCTGTTTCATTATAATGATAGTCTTTTCTGGCATTAGGGCCACCTACTATCATTACAATATAGTCACCTGCATCAGCATATAAATTTTTATTACTCACAGGAGGTTTTAATAGATCGCGGTTTTCATCGATCCACTTTTTTAGGTTAAAAGGTCTTTTAATAGCCATTATATTTCTAATTAATAAAATGATTATAGAACCAGTAAGCGGGGTTCGGCTTCCTGTTCATTTATTTTTAAATTTAGGGAATTTTGAACCTAAAAGAACATAAATAGCTATGGATATAGATTTAAAAGGAAAAAGAGCATTGGTTTGTGGTAGCACACAGGGAATTGGTAAAGCCGCTGCTATAGAGCTGGCTAGTTTAGGGGCGCACGTTACCTTAGTAGCTCGAGATGAAAACAAGTTGAAAGAAGTGCTTGACGAGTTGCCTCTCACTGGTGATCCTCAGCACCATTATATTTGTGCAGATTTTGATGATCCTGAAAGTTTGAAAAATGCCCTCAATGCTTATTTGATTAAGGAAAATGATGTTCATATACTTATAAATAATACGGGCGGACCAGCTGGAGGCGCTGCCATAGATGCGGAGCTGGATGAATTTACTTTAGCCTTCAATAGGCATTTGATCTGTAATCAGATACTTGCACAGGCAGTAGTGCCTTCTATGAAAAAGTTGGGTTATGGTAGAATTATTAACGTCATTTCCACCTCGGTAAAAGTGCCTATTCAAGGTTTGGGGGTTTCTAATACTATTAGAGGCGCTGTGGCGAATTGGGCTAAAACCTTATCATTAGAATTAGGAGGTTTTGGTATTACAGTAAATAATATTTTGCCCGGGTTTACTGAGACTGCCCGTATTAGATCCATTATAAGTAATAATGCCAGAAAGAATGGAGTAAGTGAAGCTGAAATTGAGGAAGGCATGAAAAAGCAAATCCCGGTTGGCAGGTTTGCTGAGGCATCAGAAACGGCAGCAGCAATAGCATTTCTGGCCAGCCCGGCAGCAGCTTATATTAATGGAGTGAACCTTCCTGTAGATGGAGGCAGGTTGGGTTGTTTATAAACGATTAGTTTAAAAAGCTAAGAGGCCATGGATAAAATACAGAACTATATTGACGGGCAATTAACCGACCCGTTATCAGGTCATTATCTTGAGAACTATAACCCGGCAGAAGGAGTAGTGTATGGTCTAATCCCTGATTCTGACGAAAAGGATGTGCAGAGGGCGGTGAAGGCTGCTACCAAGGCTTTTCCTGTCTGGTCAGCTATGTCTGTGGCTGAGCGTTCTGATGTTTTACTGAAAGTTGCTGATTTAATAGATCGGGATAGTGACTTGCTGGCTTTGGCGGAATCTGTAGATAATGGAAAGCCTCTATCGTTAGCTAAATCTGTAGATATACCCAGGGCTAGTAGTAACATGCGTTTTTTCGCTACTGCTATTCTTCATTTTTCTTCAGAATCTCACCTTACTGATAACAAGGCTATTAATTATACCACCAGAACTCCTGTGGGTGTGGCGGGCTGTATTTCTCCATGGAATCTGCCTCTGTATTTATTTACCTGGAAAATTGCACCTGCTTTGGCTGCTGGCAATACCGTAGTAGCCAAACCTTCAGAAGTCACACCCATGACGGCCTATCTCTTTTCTAAAATATGCATAGAAGCAGGTTTGCCGTCAGGAGTGCTAAATATAGTGCATGGTTTAGGGCCTAAAGTGGGACAAGCCATAGTGGAGCACCCGGATATTCCGCTCATATCATTTACTGGAGGCACTGCTACTGGTAAAAGTATAGCGGCTACAGCGGCGCCTATGTTTAAAAAGCTGTCATTAGAGCTTGGGGGTAAAAACCCAAATATCATTTTTGGAGATTGTGATTTAAAGAATACGGTTGATGAATCAATAAGGGCTTCGTTTTCTAATCAGGGGCAAATTTGCTTGTGTGGCTCCCGAATATTTGTTCAGAGGAGTATTTATGATCAGTTCCTTAAACTATTCCTGGAGCGAGTGAAAGCTCTTAAAGTAGGAGATCCGTTGGAAGCAGGTTCTGATATTGGAGCGGTAGTTTCACAGGCACATATGGATAAAGTTCTGGCTTACATAGAATTAGCCAAAAAAGAAGGAGGAGAGATTCTTTGTGGAGGAGCACAAGTGAAGCTGCCAGGCAGGTGTGAAAATGGCTATTTTATAGCTCCAGCCGTAATTACAGGCTTAGATTATAACTGTAGAGTAAATCAGGAAGAGATATTTGGCCCGGTAGTGTCGGTGATGCCTTTTGATAGTGAAGAGGAGGTGATCGGCTATGCTAATAGTACTGCTTATGGTCTTTCTGCTACTATATTTACTGAGAATCTTAAACGGGCACACCGTGTATCACATCAGCTTAAAAGTGGGATAGTCTGGGTTAATTGCTGGCTGCTTAGGGATCTGAGGACACCTTTTGGAGGCATGAAGCAATCAGGCGTAGGGCGTGAGGGAGGAGAAGAGGCCTTAAGGTTTTTTACTGAGGCTAAGAATATTTGTATTTCATTAAAATAAAAGCAGAGGCTGTCTTCAAAAGCGAAATTTAAGTCAGATTAAGCAGCTCGAAATCCTCATTATTAGGAATGGGAATGTTTCGAGTTCCTCAAAGTGATAATCACTAATCAAGTAACTACTATTGAAGGCAGCCTCTTTTTTGATGCTTTTCGAAATATCTTTGATTAGAATTTCTCTACTTCAGCGAAGAAGAATTTACCTTCAATTTCAGCATTTTCGTCAGAATCAGAACCATGGATTGCATTAGCCTCAATAGACTCTGCAAATATTGCTCTGATAGTACCTTCAGCCGCTTCTTTAGGGTTAGTAGCTCCTATCAGTTTTCTGAAATCTTCTACTGCATTGTCTTTTTCAAGAATCATAGGCACTATTGCACCTGAAGACATATAAGTAGTAAGGTCGTTATAAAACGGTCTTTCTTTGTGTACTTCATAAAACTGACCTGCTCTTTCTTTAGTAAGCAAGGCCTTTTTCATTGCTACAATTTTAAAACCTGCTTCTTCAATCATTTTTATAATTGCTCCGGTATTACCTGCACCTACAGCATCAGGTTTTATCATTGTAAAAGTTCTGTTTCCAGCCATAATTGAATTTGTATTTTGTTGATCTCAGGCAAAGCTAAAAACAATCTTGAAATAAACGCTCTCTATGTTCTTAAAATCCTGCTTTTTGATAATCGTGTGGAGGTATTTTGTATATGAAGGATTTTATTATCAATTTTGCCGTTTATCAAAACTTAAACCAGCCTTTTCATTAGGCAGAGATAAGGAACAATGCAAAATCTGGAAGCTTTTAAAACGCTCATCAGTACTCCGAAGAAGGTGGTAATTACTACGCACCATAAGCCAGATGCTGATGCGTTAGGATCCTCTTTAGGTTTAGCTGAGTATCTAAATATGAAGGGACACGATGCTACCGTGATCACTCCTACTGATTATGCAGACTTTTTAACCTGGATGAAAGGTAATGATCAGGTGATAGTGTACGATGAGGGGAATGAAGAGGTATCATGTCAACTAATAAGAGAGGCTGATATAATTTTCTGTCTGGATTTTTCCAGTCTGCAGAGAATCAATGGCCTTGGCGATAAAGTAGCACAGGCACAATGTGCGAAGGTACTTATTGATCACCATCTGGAGCCTGAAGACTTCGCTGACTTTCAAATGTGGAGTACAGAAGCCGCGGCTACTGCTGAACTTATTTATGATCTTATTCATCTCTTAGGAGATGAAGCCTTAATCAATAAAGATATTGCTGAAGCCTTATATGCCGGTATTATGACAGATACAGGAGGTTTTAAGCATTCTAATACAACTCGCCACGTGTTTAGAGTATGCGGAGAGTTAGTAGATAAAGGTGCTGATGCCGCTAAAGTGTCTAAACTGGTATATGATACCAATAGCCTCGATAAACTCAAATTCTTAGGTTTCGCACTCAGCGAAAGACTTACAGTAATGCCTGAGTTAAACACCGCTTACTTTGCCATTTCTGCTGAAGACCTTGAGCAATTCCGGTCAAGAACGGGAGATACTGAAGGGCTGGTAAATTATGCCCTTTCCATAGAAGGAATTAAGTTTGCAGCACTAATGATAGACAGAAAGGATGTGGTTAAAATCTCTTTCAGGTCTGTTGGCGGTTTTTCTGCTAATGAATTTGCTCGTAAGCATTTTGAAGGTGGCGGTCATAAAAACGCAGCCGGAGGCATGTCTGGATTATCCTTAGAAGAAACCGTGGATAAGTTTAAACAACTACTCAACGAATATAAAAACGAATTAAGTAACCCTATAAATACATACGCTTAGATGATTAATAAAGTAAACCTAATGTTGGCGCTATTAGTGGCAGTGGTCTTGCAATCTTGCGGACAAAAAGAAAAACAAACTGCTTCTGGTCTTACCTATACTATCTTAGAAAAAGGGGATGGAGAGGTAATTAAAGACAGCCTCTTTCTTGTAATGAACATGTCATATAAGGATGATAATGATTCTACCTGGATGACCACTGCAGAAAAAGGTATTCCTGCCATCGTTCCTAAAAATGATTCTATCTGGAGTACTAGCCAGGGAAGTATTGAGGAAATATTAAATGAATTGAGCGTAGGAGACAGTGTAAGCTTTAAAATTAGCGTGGCTGACTTCTTTGCTAACAGCGTAAAATCACCAGTGCCTCCTACAGTAAATAAAGAAGGTACGCTTACTTTTAATATTGGTGTTGAAGATGCTATGACTCAGGATGAGTTTATGGCTTGGAGACAAGAAATGATGCAAAAACAACAAGCTAAAATGGCAGAAGAAGCTGATGCACAGTTAGAAACTGACGTTAAAATCATAGAAGATTATCTTGCTGAAAATAACATTGAAGCTGAGAAAACTGAGTCTGGATTATACTATGTGATTCAGGAAGAAGGAGAAGGAGATAAGCCTGAAGTAGGTCAAACTGTAGAGGTA includes the following:
- a CDS encoding FAD-dependent oxidoreductase; this translates as MTKVEKISIVGAGLVGSLMSVYLAKRGYKVSLFESRPDLRKADISAGRSINLALSNRGWLPLQEVGLKEKAEELTIPMKGRMMHNEEGQLTFQPYGKSGQAIYSISRGGLNALLLDAAEANGVEIFFNQKCNEVDLNNNILHFEDKKVSSDIIIGADGAFSIIRQAMEHTSRFNYSQQYLEHGYKELSIPPTATNGFKIDKNSLHIWPRGNFMLIALPNLDGSFTCTLFYPFEGEQSFENLQSDEDITAFFKKQFPDAYELMPDLLNDFHSNPTSALVTVRSSPWHKNQSLLIGDAAHAIVPFYGQGMNCGFEDCRVLNDLLNKHDDHWDLVLPEYSKIRKPDGDAISDLALKNFIEMRDQVADESFLLRKKIEAKLHELYPEKWIPLYSMVTFNENIRYSQAADFGKLQSEIMDKVMATPNIESQWEQLDFESIVNQLPPMV
- a CDS encoding kynureninase/PvdN C-terminal domain-containing protein, yielding MEFLLKKVEGINIITPENPAERGCQLSLEAEKNGKKAFNKLTEAGVIADWREPNAIRVAPVPLYNTFTEVYRFYDILKQTVAND
- the kynU gene encoding kynureninase, encoding MTYQDSLEFAQHKDHTDPLKDYRDQFFIPEVNGKPSIYFTGNSLGLQPKSTAKYVNEELQGWATLGVEGHFHSNKRPWFEYHKFSKETLSKIMGANPSEVVSMNSLTTNLHLLLISFYRPTKERYKIIMEAGAFPSDQYAIESQIKLHGFDYEDALIEVHPKEGKSTLDMDDINSAIEKAGDSLALVLFGAVQYYTGQFFPMKEITEAAHKAGALAGFDLAHAAGNVPLSLHDDNVDFAAWCSYKYLNSGPGGISGIFVHDKHGLNPDTPRLAGWWGYDEASRFKMEKGFKPMPGADGWQTSNVNIMSSAVNLAALEIFDNAGMEALKEEKYRTDRLHGVSAKKS
- a CDS encoding methylated-DNA--[protein]-cysteine S-methyltransferase, which produces MINHIYSSPIGPLGIEANEEAVLSITFNAPDIQPSEKETNSIIDHCIDELDQYFKGTLKNFTVPYLLKGTDFQNKVWAQLSKIPYGQTISYSELAIRLGDLKCIRAAGTANGKNKLPLIIPCHRVIGKDGKLVGFAGGLEKKEWLLKHEGIIKGEQMKIFG
- a CDS encoding 3-hydroxyanthranilate 3,4-dioxygenase, with the protein product MAIKRPFNLKKWIDENRDLLKPPVSNKNLYADAGDYIVMIVGGPNARKDYHYNETEELFYQLEGDILVKIQEDGKAVDVPIKEGEMYLNPAKVPHSPIRSEGSVGLVIERKRDEKYTDGLIWYCEKCNHKLHETYFPLHNIETDFLPRFKEFYSSEKLRTCDNCGHVMETDKKFI
- a CDS encoding SDR family oxidoreductase — its product is MDIDLKGKRALVCGSTQGIGKAAAIELASLGAHVTLVARDENKLKEVLDELPLTGDPQHHYICADFDDPESLKNALNAYLIKENDVHILINNTGGPAGGAAIDAELDEFTLAFNRHLICNQILAQAVVPSMKKLGYGRIINVISTSVKVPIQGLGVSNTIRGAVANWAKTLSLELGGFGITVNNILPGFTETARIRSIISNNARKNGVSEAEIEEGMKKQIPVGRFAEASETAAAIAFLASPAAAYINGVNLPVDGGRLGCL
- a CDS encoding aldehyde dehydrogenase, with amino-acid sequence MDKIQNYIDGQLTDPLSGHYLENYNPAEGVVYGLIPDSDEKDVQRAVKAATKAFPVWSAMSVAERSDVLLKVADLIDRDSDLLALAESVDNGKPLSLAKSVDIPRASSNMRFFATAILHFSSESHLTDNKAINYTTRTPVGVAGCISPWNLPLYLFTWKIAPALAAGNTVVAKPSEVTPMTAYLFSKICIEAGLPSGVLNIVHGLGPKVGQAIVEHPDIPLISFTGGTATGKSIAATAAPMFKKLSLELGGKNPNIIFGDCDLKNTVDESIRASFSNQGQICLCGSRIFVQRSIYDQFLKLFLERVKALKVGDPLEAGSDIGAVVSQAHMDKVLAYIELAKKEGGEILCGGAQVKLPGRCENGYFIAPAVITGLDYNCRVNQEEIFGPVVSVMPFDSEEEVIGYANSTAYGLSATIFTENLKRAHRVSHQLKSGIVWVNCWLLRDLRTPFGGMKQSGVGREGGEEALRFFTEAKNICISLK
- a CDS encoding nucleoside-diphosphate kinase; its protein translation is MAGNRTFTMIKPDAVGAGNTGAIIKMIEEAGFKIVAMKKALLTKERAGQFYEVHKERPFYNDLTTYMSSGAIVPMILEKDNAVEDFRKLIGATNPKEAAEGTIRAIFAESIEANAIHGSDSDENAEIEGKFFFAEVEKF
- a CDS encoding DHH family phosphoesterase, with protein sequence MQNLEAFKTLISTPKKVVITTHHKPDADALGSSLGLAEYLNMKGHDATVITPTDYADFLTWMKGNDQVIVYDEGNEEVSCQLIREADIIFCLDFSSLQRINGLGDKVAQAQCAKVLIDHHLEPEDFADFQMWSTEAAATAELIYDLIHLLGDEALINKDIAEALYAGIMTDTGGFKHSNTTRHVFRVCGELVDKGADAAKVSKLVYDTNSLDKLKFLGFALSERLTVMPELNTAYFAISAEDLEQFRSRTGDTEGLVNYALSIEGIKFAALMIDRKDVVKISFRSVGGFSANEFARKHFEGGGHKNAAGGMSGLSLEETVDKFKQLLNEYKNELSNPINTYA
- a CDS encoding FKBP-type peptidyl-prolyl cis-trans isomerase; translated protein: MINKVNLMLALLVAVVLQSCGQKEKQTASGLTYTILEKGDGEVIKDSLFLVMNMSYKDDNDSTWMTTAEKGIPAIVPKNDSIWSTSQGSIEEILNELSVGDSVSFKISVADFFANSVKSPVPPTVNKEGTLTFNIGVEDAMTQDEFMAWRQEMMQKQQAKMAEEADAQLETDVKIIEDYLAENNIEAEKTESGLYYVIQEEGEGDKPEVGQTVEVNYAGHVLDGPYFDTSIESVAKEQGIYNENRPNGYAPLQFPLGRGRVIKGWDEGVALLSKGGKATLYVPSGLAYGPRQRSEEIKANSILVFDVELVDIQSADAK